From the genome of Malus domestica chromosome 04, GDT2T_hap1, one region includes:
- the LOC114824346 gene encoding nudix hydrolase 8 isoform X1, with protein MEMSLFESKSMSVSVSETVQMGRRLYLNPFSSSRHIPAAVKFFPHLCSCRGFRLKACYSSEPSSSSNRYLSVNAIGSVGGDKLAADTRLFQIINGTNGSRPNLYSTEIRVLDAFDDEYGGVIVDPERLPENPNAFACILHSSLSRWKMEGKKGIWLKLPVEKAELVPVAVKEGFQYHHAERGYVMLTYWIPEGPCMLPANASHQVGVGGFVINDNNEVLVVQEKYCSPTCEGFWKLPTGFILESEEIFTGAVREVKEETGIDTEFVEVIAFRHAHNVTFEKSDLFFICMLRPLSTEIIVDDLEIQAAKWMPLDEFVEQPLIQEDSMFKKVISICIARLGKRYCGLSSHQVVSKFDGRLSSLYYNVVDTQDSNCSTC; from the exons ATGGAGATGAGTTTGTTTGAATCGAAGTCTATGTCTGTATCTGTATCTGAGACGGTTCAGATGGGAAGAAGATTGTATTTGAACCCGTTTTCGAGTTCCCGGCACATACCAGCTGCTGTTAAATTCTTTCCACACTTGTGTTCTTGCAGGG GGTTTCGTCTCAAAGCTTGTTATTCTTCTGAGCCTTCTAGTTCAAGCAATAGGTATCTGTCAGTTAACGCTATTGGTTCAGTTGGTGGAGATAAACTTGCAGCTGATACTCGTttgtttcaaataattaatggaaCGAATGGCTCAAGACCGAATCTGTATTCTACAGAGATAAGGGTACTTGATGCTTTTGATGATGAGTATGGTGGAGTTATAGTTGATCCAGAACGATTACCAGAAAACCCAAATGCCTTTGCTTGTATCCTACATTCCTCACTCTCTCGTTGGAAAATGGAG GGAAAGAAGGGAATTTGGCTAAAGCTGCCGGTAGAAAAAGCTGAGCTTGTTCCGGTTGCTGTTAAG GAAGGCTTCCAATACCACCATGCCGAACGAGGTTATGTGATGTTGACATACTGGATCCCGGAGGGACCTTGCATGCTTCCTGCCAATGCATCACATCAAGTAGGGGTTGGAGGATTCGTCATCAATGACAATAATGAG GTTCTTGTCGTACAAGAGAAATATTGTTCTCCAACATGCGAAGGCTTTTGGAAATTACCTACCGGCTTCATCCTTGAG TCGGAGGAGATATTCACAGGAGCTGTGAGAGAAGTTAAGGAGGAAACCGGG ATCGATACCGAGTTCGTTGAAGTTATAGCGTTCAG GCATGCTCACAATGTAACTTTTGAAAAGTCGGATTTGTTCTTCATCTGCATGTTACGACCGCTATCAACTGAGATTATAGTTGATGATCTTGAAATTCAAGCAGCCAAG TGGATGCCCCTAGATGAATTTGTCGAGCAACCACTGATACAAGAAGATTCCATGTTCAAGAAGGTCATTTCTATATGCATTGCGCGGCTGGGGAAGCGTTACTGCGGTTTATCTTCTCATCAAGTGGTCTCCAAATTTGATGGCAGGTTATCTTCCTTGTACTATAACGTTGTTGACACACAAGATTCCAACTGTTCAACCTGTTGA
- the LOC114824346 gene encoding nudix hydrolase 8 isoform X2, whose product MEMSLFESKSMSVSVSETVQMGRRLYLNPFSSSRHIPAAVKFFPHLCSCRGFRLKACYSSEPSSSSNRPNLYSTEIRVLDAFDDEYGGVIVDPERLPENPNAFACILHSSLSRWKMEGKKGIWLKLPVEKAELVPVAVKEGFQYHHAERGYVMLTYWIPEGPCMLPANASHQVGVGGFVINDNNEVLVVQEKYCSPTCEGFWKLPTGFILESEEIFTGAVREVKEETGIDTEFVEVIAFRHAHNVTFEKSDLFFICMLRPLSTEIIVDDLEIQAAKWMPLDEFVEQPLIQEDSMFKKVISICIARLGKRYCGLSSHQVVSKFDGRLSSLYYNVVDTQDSNCSTC is encoded by the exons ATGGAGATGAGTTTGTTTGAATCGAAGTCTATGTCTGTATCTGTATCTGAGACGGTTCAGATGGGAAGAAGATTGTATTTGAACCCGTTTTCGAGTTCCCGGCACATACCAGCTGCTGTTAAATTCTTTCCACACTTGTGTTCTTGCAGGG GGTTTCGTCTCAAAGCTTGTTATTCTTCTGAGCCTTCTAGTTCAAGCAATAG ACCGAATCTGTATTCTACAGAGATAAGGGTACTTGATGCTTTTGATGATGAGTATGGTGGAGTTATAGTTGATCCAGAACGATTACCAGAAAACCCAAATGCCTTTGCTTGTATCCTACATTCCTCACTCTCTCGTTGGAAAATGGAG GGAAAGAAGGGAATTTGGCTAAAGCTGCCGGTAGAAAAAGCTGAGCTTGTTCCGGTTGCTGTTAAG GAAGGCTTCCAATACCACCATGCCGAACGAGGTTATGTGATGTTGACATACTGGATCCCGGAGGGACCTTGCATGCTTCCTGCCAATGCATCACATCAAGTAGGGGTTGGAGGATTCGTCATCAATGACAATAATGAG GTTCTTGTCGTACAAGAGAAATATTGTTCTCCAACATGCGAAGGCTTTTGGAAATTACCTACCGGCTTCATCCTTGAG TCGGAGGAGATATTCACAGGAGCTGTGAGAGAAGTTAAGGAGGAAACCGGG ATCGATACCGAGTTCGTTGAAGTTATAGCGTTCAG GCATGCTCACAATGTAACTTTTGAAAAGTCGGATTTGTTCTTCATCTGCATGTTACGACCGCTATCAACTGAGATTATAGTTGATGATCTTGAAATTCAAGCAGCCAAG TGGATGCCCCTAGATGAATTTGTCGAGCAACCACTGATACAAGAAGATTCCATGTTCAAGAAGGTCATTTCTATATGCATTGCGCGGCTGGGGAAGCGTTACTGCGGTTTATCTTCTCATCAAGTGGTCTCCAAATTTGATGGCAGGTTATCTTCCTTGTACTATAACGTTGTTGACACACAAGATTCCAACTGTTCAACCTGTTGA
- the LOC114824346 gene encoding nudix hydrolase 8 isoform X3 — MEGKKGIWLKLPVEKAELVPVAVKEGFQYHHAERGYVMLTYWIPEGPCMLPANASHQVGVGGFVINDNNEVLVVQEKYCSPTCEGFWKLPTGFILESEEIFTGAVREVKEETGIDTEFVEVIAFRHAHNVTFEKSDLFFICMLRPLSTEIIVDDLEIQAAKWMPLDEFVEQPLIQEDSMFKKVISICIARLGKRYCGLSSHQVVSKFDGRLSSLYYNVVDTQDSNCSTC, encoded by the exons ATGGAG GGAAAGAAGGGAATTTGGCTAAAGCTGCCGGTAGAAAAAGCTGAGCTTGTTCCGGTTGCTGTTAAG GAAGGCTTCCAATACCACCATGCCGAACGAGGTTATGTGATGTTGACATACTGGATCCCGGAGGGACCTTGCATGCTTCCTGCCAATGCATCACATCAAGTAGGGGTTGGAGGATTCGTCATCAATGACAATAATGAG GTTCTTGTCGTACAAGAGAAATATTGTTCTCCAACATGCGAAGGCTTTTGGAAATTACCTACCGGCTTCATCCTTGAG TCGGAGGAGATATTCACAGGAGCTGTGAGAGAAGTTAAGGAGGAAACCGGG ATCGATACCGAGTTCGTTGAAGTTATAGCGTTCAG GCATGCTCACAATGTAACTTTTGAAAAGTCGGATTTGTTCTTCATCTGCATGTTACGACCGCTATCAACTGAGATTATAGTTGATGATCTTGAAATTCAAGCAGCCAAG TGGATGCCCCTAGATGAATTTGTCGAGCAACCACTGATACAAGAAGATTCCATGTTCAAGAAGGTCATTTCTATATGCATTGCGCGGCTGGGGAAGCGTTACTGCGGTTTATCTTCTCATCAAGTGGTCTCCAAATTTGATGGCAGGTTATCTTCCTTGTACTATAACGTTGTTGACACACAAGATTCCAACTGTTCAACCTGTTGA
- the LOC139194962 gene encoding uncharacterized protein, with translation MGSHDPLEAMETTLETPWSFWCDPLAAHQVFDERIIMERFFKRKSSSGSGSLNNVDSSNTVGSSRTPSSRQSQLNGVLDNNDKVREVVMENASGNLKLLAPSIQKEIVNSCALETLDAIMDGLKDRFFSIMVDEARDVSMKEQMAMVLRYVDDNGHVIERFVGIQHVTNTTSSSLKDAIDTLFSRNGLSISKLRGQSYDSASNMIGELNGLKTKILREQPCAYYVYCFAHQLQLALVAVAKKNIDIASFFAMANSVVNHVGASCKRHDLLRGKLQEELVIAFENDCLITGRGLNQETSLKRAGDTRWNSHYGTLISIISMFSSVVHVLQIVIDDNPNESAGEANKLMREIHTFEFVFHLFLMKVILGLTNDLSQALKRKDQEIVNAMALVKSCKEKLHWMRNNGFDALVDEVSSFCEKYYIDVPNMEKAFILPRRSRRNTPIKTNRHHYRVELFIYVIDEQITELEDRFNEKPIG, from the exons atggggtcgcacgaccccttggaagccatggaaaCAACCTTAGAGACCCCTTGGAGCTTCTGGTGCGACCCCTTGGCTGCACACCAAGTGTTCGACGAAAG aattattatggaacggttttttaagagaaagtcATCATCGGGTTCGGGTAGTTTGAATAATGTTGATAGTTCAAATACTGTTGGTAGTTCAAGAACTCCAAGTTCAAGACAAAGTCAGTTAAATGGTGTTTTGG ataataatgataaagttaGAGAAGTTGTGATGGAAAATGCTTCGGGGAATCTCAAATTACTAGCTCCTAGCATTcaaaaagaaattgtgaattCTTGTGCCCTTGAAACACTTGATGCTATCATGGATGGTCTAAAAGATAGATTCTTTTCAATAATGGTGGATGAAGCACGTGATGTGTCGATGAAAGAGCAAATGGCTATGGTGTTGCGTTATGTGGATGACAACGGGCATGTAATTGAAAGATTTGTGGGTATCCAACATGTTACCAACACTACTTCAAGTTCCCTAAAGGATGCTATTGACACATTATTTTCTCGCAACGGTTTGAGCATTTCCAAGCTACGAGGACAAAGTTATGATAGTGCTAGCAATATGATAGGTGAGTTGAAtggccttaaaacaaagatattgaGAGAACAACCTTGTGCATATTATGTTTATTGCTTTGCTCATCAACTTCAACTAGCTCTTGTTGCCGTAGCAAAGAAGAATATAGACATTGCCTCTTTTTTTGCAATGGCTAATAGTGTGGTTAATCATGTTGGAGCATCTTGTAAGCGGCATGATTTACTTAGAGGGAAACTTCAAGAAGAGCTTGTGATAGCTTTTGAAAATGATTGTCTTATAACGGGGCGAGgcttaaatcaagaaacaagtcTCAAACGTGCCGGTGACACACGATGGAACTCACACTATGGTACCTTGATTAGCATCATTTCCATGTTTTCATCCGTGGTTCATGTGCTTCAAATTGTTATTGATGATAATCCCAATGAAAGTGCAGGTGAagcaaataagttaatgagagAAATACATACTTTTGAGTTTGTATTTCACCTTTTCTTGATGAAAGTCATATTGGGACTCACAAATGATTTGTCACAAGCATTGAAAAGGAAAGatcaagaaattgtgaatgcaatggctTTAGTGAAATCATGCAAGGAAAAGCTACATTGGATGAGGAATAATGGGTTCGATGCATTGGTTGATGAAgtatcttctttttgtgaaaaatattATATTGATGTTCCTAACATGGAAAAGGCATTTATACTTCCAAGGAGGTCAAGGCGTAATACTCCAATAAAGACAAATCGTCATCATTATCGTGTGGAGCTCTTTATTTATGTCATTGATGAGCAAATTACGGAGTTAGAGGATCGCTTTAATGAG AAGCCAATAGGCTAA
- the LOC139194963 gene encoding uncharacterized protein, giving the protein MDGVWNHNAEIGGAVIVIRDSNGCFVGAAMRNFADVFSHVQVEALAIRTGLKLVVERGIHNVVFESDSHQIILALNVSLVNLSHVGPIIEDAKSLLLLITGAIVSYIHRQANSVAHSSLCHPFGW; this is encoded by the coding sequence ATGGATGGTGTGTGGAACCATAACGCTGAGATTGGTGGTGCAGTAATTGTGATCAGGGACTCTAATGGGTGCTTTGTGGGAGCTGCAATGAGGAATTTTGCTGATGTCTTTTCACACGTCCAAGTGGAGGCGTTGGCCATCCGTACTGGGCTTAAGCTGGTGGTTGAAAGGGGAATTCATAATGTTGTCTTTGAGAGCGATTCTCACCAGATCATTTTGGCCTTGAATGTATCTTTAGTGAATTTGTCTCATGTTGGGCCAATCATCGAGGATGCAAAGTCACTGCTTCTTTTGATCACTGGAGCTATTGTTTCATATATCCACCGCCAAGCCAACTCTGTTGCTCATAGCTCGCTTTGCCATCCATTCGGATGGTGA
- the LOC103432980 gene encoding deSI-like protein At4g17486 isoform X2, whose amino-acid sequence MRLFPLSSSPSSTARADKELTDRKKNRALLYLNVYDLTPVNNYLYWVGFGIFHSGIEVHGLEYGFGAHEYPSSGVFEVEPRSCPGFIFRKSVLVGSTDMSRSEFRSFMENLSGKYHGDTYHLIAKNCNHFTDEVCMRLTGKTIPGWVNRLARVGSFCNCLLPVNIQISAVRHLPDHPTYSDEDGDDGSESIVSSGTAASEEGPNHHLLNVPSGDVAFVKEKPPRL is encoded by the exons ATGCGGTTGTTTCCTTTGAGCTCAAGCCCAAGCTCGACCGCCAGAGCAGACAAGGAGCTCACTGATCGGAAAAAAAATCGCGCCCTTTTGTACCTCAATGTCTACGATCTCACGCCTGTGAACAACTACCTTTACTGGGTTGGATTCGGGATCTTCCACTCCGGCATAGaag TTCATGGCTTGGAGTATGGCTTTGGAGCCCATGAGTACCCCAGCAGTGGGGTTTTTGAGGTAGAACCAAGAAGTTGTCCTGGCTTCATCTTCAGAAAGTCCGTCCTGGTGGGCAGCACTGATAtgtctcgctcagaattccggTCGTTTATGGAGAACCTTTCTGGAAAGTATCATGGAGATACCTATCATTTAATTGCCAAGAATTGCAACCATTTCACTGATGAAGTTTGTATGCGGCTAACTGGAAAAACTATACCTGGATGGGTAAATCGGCTAGCCCGAGTAG GTTCTTTCTGCAACTGTCTTCTTCCAGTTAACATTCAAATTTCAGCAGTGAGACATCTTCCTGACCACCCGACATATTCTG ACGAGGACGGTGACGACGGATCAGAATCTATTGTATCATCTGGAACAGCAGCAAGTGAGGAGGGGCCAAATCATCATCTCCTGAATGTACCGAGTGGTGATGTAGCTTTCGTGAAGGAAAAACCTCCGAGGTTATGA
- the LOC103432980 gene encoding deSI-like protein At4g17486 isoform X1, with product MRLFPLSSSPSSTARADKELTDRKKNRALLYLNVYDLTPVNNYLYWVGFGIFHSGIEVHGLEYGFGAHEYPSSGVFEVEPRSCPGFIFRKSVLVGSTDMSRSEFRSFMENLSGKYHGDTYHLIAKNCNHFTDEVCMRLTGKTIPGWVNRLARVGESSFCNCLLPVNIQISAVRHLPDHPTYSDEDGDDGSESIVSSGTAASEEGPNHHLLNVPSGDVAFVKEKPPRL from the exons ATGCGGTTGTTTCCTTTGAGCTCAAGCCCAAGCTCGACCGCCAGAGCAGACAAGGAGCTCACTGATCGGAAAAAAAATCGCGCCCTTTTGTACCTCAATGTCTACGATCTCACGCCTGTGAACAACTACCTTTACTGGGTTGGATTCGGGATCTTCCACTCCGGCATAGaag TTCATGGCTTGGAGTATGGCTTTGGAGCCCATGAGTACCCCAGCAGTGGGGTTTTTGAGGTAGAACCAAGAAGTTGTCCTGGCTTCATCTTCAGAAAGTCCGTCCTGGTGGGCAGCACTGATAtgtctcgctcagaattccggTCGTTTATGGAGAACCTTTCTGGAAAGTATCATGGAGATACCTATCATTTAATTGCCAAGAATTGCAACCATTTCACTGATGAAGTTTGTATGCGGCTAACTGGAAAAACTATACCTGGATGGGTAAATCGGCTAGCCCGAGTAGGTGAGA GTTCTTTCTGCAACTGTCTTCTTCCAGTTAACATTCAAATTTCAGCAGTGAGACATCTTCCTGACCACCCGACATATTCTG ACGAGGACGGTGACGACGGATCAGAATCTATTGTATCATCTGGAACAGCAGCAAGTGAGGAGGGGCCAAATCATCATCTCCTGAATGTACCGAGTGGTGATGTAGCTTTCGTGAAGGAAAAACCTCCGAGGTTATGA
- the LOC103408276 gene encoding phospholipase A1-IIgamma-like, translating to MDTIATRWRLLGGETDWEGLLDPLDIDLRRCILHSGERVAAIGDSFISDPRSKNCGLPRYTKTHLFSKVGLENSNPYKYTVNKYIYAATEVLPGKSIWLGYVAVTTDEGKEVLGRRDILVTWRGTELDAEWGVDLLFDLVSASDILGDKYDPKVHHGFHSYYNSADPESPYSKTSCRAQVLTAIKEVVDQYKDEEISITVCGHSMGGAFAILNATDIVCNGYNKPTDRPDKACLVTSIVFASPRLGDQGFHDVFSSLKNLHVLRVTNSYDIVPHLPPLEKYVDVGKELKIDTLKSPYLKNAKKDAHRLEIYLHGVAGTQGRNGFQLVINRDIALVNKKLDGLKDEYNVIVKWWTEKNKSMVQMDDGSWVLLDHEKDDV from the exons ATGGATACCATAGCAACAAGGTGGAGGCTTCTTGGTGGCGAAACTGATTGGGAGGGTCTACTTGACCCTCTCGACATTGATCTCCGTCGCTGTATCCTTCACTCTGGCGAAAGAGTTGCCGCCATTGGCGACTCCTTCATCAGTGATCCAAGATCGAAGAATTGTGGACTTCCCCGTTACACAAAGACACATTTGTTCTCTAAGGTGGGTTTGGAGAATTCTAATCCGTACAAGTACACTgtgaataaatatatatatgcagcAACAGAAGTTTTACCCGGGAAATCGATCTGGTTAGGTTATGTGGCGGTGACAACGGATGAGGGAAAGGAGGTGTTAGGGAGGAGGGACATTTTGGTTACATGGAGAGGAACTGAACTGGATGCAGAGTGGGGTGTTGACTTACTGTTTGATTTAGTGTCAGCTTCTGATATTCTGGGAGACAAGTATGATCCTAAGGTGCACCATGGTTTTCATTCCTATTACAATTCTGCCGACCCTGAATCTCCATACAGTAAAACTAGTTGTAGAGCACag GTTTTGACTGCAATTAAAGAAGTGGTGGATCAATACAAGGATGAGGAAATCAGCATAACTGTTTGTGGCCACAGCATGGGCGGTGCATTTGCAATTTTAAATGCTACAGACATAGTTTGTAATGGGTACAACAAACCTACAGACCGTCCAGACAAAGCCTGTCTTGTTACATCCATTGTGTTTGCTAGCCCTCGTCTTGGAGATCAAGGTTTCCACGACGTATTCTCAAGTCTTAAAAATCTTCACGTTTTGCGAGTCACAAATAGCTACGATATAGTCCCTCACTTACCACCGTTAGAAAAGTATGTTGATGTCGGAAAAGAGCTGAAAATTGACACCCTCAAGTCGCCCTATTTGAAGAATGCAAAAAAAGACGCGCACCGTTTGGAGATTTACTTACATGGAGTTGCAGGAACACAAGGGCGAAATGGTTTTCAATTGGTAATCAACCGTGATATTGCATTAGTAAACAAAAAGTTGGATGGTCTAAAGGATGAATATAATGTAATTGTTAAATGGTGGACTGAAAAGAACAAGTCTATGGTTCAAATGGATGATGGCTCTTGGGTGCTGTTGGATCATGAAAAGGATGATGTTTAA